The proteins below come from a single Spiroplasma endosymbiont of Atherix ibis genomic window:
- the ptsP gene encoding phosphoenolpyruvate--protein phosphotransferase gives MSKKLSGIGASNGISFAKVYILDEKPIIISKESTKNVDSELSIITSSIEKAKNDLIKLQSIAKEKLGEEKAAIFEAHASILEDPAMEEEFTNLLKEKKYNAARAIKEVADKYISMFEAMDDDYFKERAADVKDVTERLIRYVLNLPVADLATINEEVIIVAEDLTPSQTAQLNPKFVKGFACNIGGRTSHAAIMARSLEIPAVLGLKTIVHDVKENDILALNGETGDVEINPKNKEEWEKLVEKFVKEKVELQKLKNQPTLTKDGFDGFILEGNIGSPKDVASVLENGGEAIGLFRSEFLYMDNDHFPTEEEQFISYKKVVEEMNGKITVIRTLDIGGDKKLSYFSFPDEMNPFLGYRAIRFTLDRKDIFKDQIRALLRASAFGPVGIMFPMIATVDEFLAAKKFTLDCKAELEKEGQKIGTDLEIGMMVEIPAAAVNAENFAKNADFFSVGTNDLIQYTMAADRMSENVTYLYQPYNPSILRLLKMTIDGAHKYGKWAGMCGEMAGEPDAIPLLMGLGLDAYSMSATSILKARSIMSKLTLKETQQLANKALECETSDQVLKLVKDLMKNK, from the coding sequence ATGTCTAAAAAATTATCAGGAATTGGAGCAAGTAATGGTATATCTTTTGCAAAAGTATATATACTTGATGAAAAACCAATTATTATTTCAAAAGAATCAACTAAAAATGTTGATTCAGAATTGTCAATTATAACTTCATCTATAGAGAAAGCAAAGAACGATTTAATAAAATTACAATCTATTGCAAAAGAAAAATTAGGTGAAGAGAAAGCAGCTATTTTTGAAGCACATGCATCAATTTTAGAAGATCCAGCAATGGAAGAAGAATTTACAAATTTATTAAAAGAAAAAAAATATAATGCAGCAAGAGCTATTAAAGAAGTAGCTGACAAATATATTTCAATGTTTGAAGCAATGGATGATGATTATTTTAAAGAAAGAGCTGCAGATGTTAAAGATGTAACAGAGAGATTAATTAGATATGTTTTAAATCTACCAGTTGCAGATTTAGCAACAATAAATGAAGAAGTTATTATTGTTGCAGAAGATTTAACACCATCACAAACAGCACAATTAAACCCAAAATTTGTAAAGGGTTTTGCATGTAATATTGGGGGAAGAACTAGTCATGCTGCAATTATGGCAAGAAGTTTAGAAATTCCAGCAGTTTTAGGATTAAAAACAATTGTACATGATGTAAAAGAAAATGATATTTTGGCACTAAATGGTGAAACTGGAGATGTTGAAATAAATCCTAAAAATAAAGAAGAGTGAGAGAAACTTGTAGAGAAATTTGTAAAAGAAAAAGTGGAATTACAGAAACTAAAAAATCAACCAACTTTAACTAAAGATGGATTTGACGGATTTATATTAGAAGGAAACATTGGAAGTCCAAAAGATGTAGCTTCAGTTTTAGAAAATGGTGGAGAAGCAATTGGATTATTCAGAAGTGAGTTCTTATATATGGATAATGACCATTTTCCAACAGAAGAAGAACAATTTATTTCATACAAAAAAGTTGTTGAAGAAATGAATGGTAAAATTACAGTTATTAGAACTTTAGATATTGGTGGAGATAAAAAACTATCATATTTTTCATTCCCAGATGAAATGAATCCTTTTTTAGGATATAGAGCTATTAGATTTACTTTAGATAGAAAAGATATTTTTAAAGATCAAATTAGAGCTTTATTAAGAGCAAGTGCATTTGGACCAGTAGGAATTATGTTTCCAATGATTGCAACAGTTGATGAATTTTTAGCAGCAAAGAAATTTACATTGGATTGTAAAGCTGAATTAGAAAAAGAAGGTCAAAAAATTGGAACAGATTTAGAAATAGGTATGATGGTTGAAATACCTGCAGCTGCAGTTAATGCAGAAAATTTTGCAAAAAATGCTGATTTCTTTTCAGTGGGAACAAATGATTTAATTCAATATACAATGGCTGCAGATAGAATGAGTGAAAATGTAACTTACTTATATCAACCATATAATCCTTCAATTTTAAGATTATTAAAAATGACAATTGATGGAGCACACAAATATGGAAAATGAGCTGGAATGTGTGGAGAAATGGCAGGAGAGCCAGATGCAATTCCATTATTAATGGGATTAGGTCTTGATGCCTATTCAATGTCAGCTACAAGTATTTTAAAAGCAAGAAGCATTATGTCAAAACTTACTTTAAAAGAAACACAACAATTAGCTAATAAAGCACTTGAATGTGAAACTTCAGATCAAGTATTAAAATTAGTTAAAGATTTAATGAAAAATAAATAA
- a CDS encoding DNA-3-methyladenine glycosylase I: protein MKNKRCDWKSQNKELIKYHDNEWAKIIHNDKILFENLILETMQAGLSWLTILLKREEFRKAFDDFNYNLIVNWNQNKIEELLTNKNIIRNRLKIESVLSNSQNFIKIQKEFGTFDKYIWNFVQYQQIVNKWDEMSQIPSQSELSLKISKDLKKRGFKFLGAVTVYSFLQAIGIINDHINDCFVKYL from the coding sequence ATGAAAAATAAAAGATGTGATTGAAAAAGTCAAAATAAAGAGTTAATTAAATACCATGATAATGAATGAGCAAAAATTATACATAATGATAAAATTCTTTTTGAAAATCTTATATTAGAAACTATGCAAGCAGGATTGAGTTGATTAACAATTCTTTTAAAAAGAGAGGAATTTAGAAAAGCTTTTGATGATTTTAATTATAATTTAATTGTAAATTGAAATCAAAATAAAATAGAAGAATTATTAACAAATAAAAATATTATAAGAAATAGGTTAAAAATAGAATCAGTTTTATCAAACTCTCAAAATTTTATAAAAATTCAAAAAGAATTTGGAACATTTGACAAATATATTTGAAATTTTGTTCAATATCAACAAATAGTAAATAAATGAGATGAAATGTCCCAAATACCTTCTCAAAGTGAGCTTTCCCTTAAAATCTCTAAAGATTTAAAGAAGCGAGGTTTTAAATTTTTGGGTGCTGTAACTGTATATTCGTTTTTACAAGCTATTGGAATTATAAATGATCATATAAATGATTGTTTTGTTAAATATTTATAA
- a CDS encoding PTS glucose transporter subunit IIA, which translates to MGLFTKNKSLDVFAPVDGEIIDLSKVEDEVFSEKMLGDGLAFIPENGEFVAPIDGKLVTVFPSGHAYGIVNSNGVEILLHIGLDTVSLNGEGFDIKVKQGQSIKKGDLLVNVDVKSVAAKVPSMHTPLIFTVDSMSGKSFDILKTGKVKKGDLVAQVK; encoded by the coding sequence ATGGGATTATTTACAAAAAATAAAAGTTTAGATGTATTTGCACCAGTAGATGGTGAAATAATAGATCTTTCAAAAGTTGAAGATGAAGTTTTTTCAGAAAAAATGTTAGGGGATGGATTAGCTTTTATTCCTGAAAATGGAGAGTTTGTAGCACCGATAGATGGTAAATTAGTAACAGTTTTTCCAAGTGGTCATGCTTATGGAATAGTAAATTCAAATGGAGTTGAAATTTTATTACACATTGGTTTAGATACAGTTTCATTAAATGGAGAGGGATTTGATATAAAAGTAAAACAAGGTCAAAGTATTAAAAAAGGTGACTTATTAGTAAATGTTGATGTTAAAAGTGTAGCTGCTAAAGTTCCTTCAATGCATACACCATTAATTTTTACAGTTGATTCAATGAGTGGAAAAAGTTTTGATATTCTTAAAACTGGAAAAGTTAAAAAAGGTGACTTAGTAGCTCAAGTAAAGTAG
- a CDS encoding DDE-type integrase/transposase/recombinase has protein sequence MRENKIIARFAKNQLKKANKRKLQNSNVEYPDLVQRKYSAVKEKYKILYTDITYLIWKGKKAYKSTIIDGFTKEVISSDISYKMSAKFVIATLKRAINVIKKIKDPSGIIIHSDHGVQYTSKTWKTVCDLNNLIISMGAKKNICR, from the coding sequence ATGCGAGAAAATAAAATTATAGCTAGATTTGCTAAAAATCAATTAAAAAAAGCAAATAAAAGAAAACTACAAAATTCAAATGTAGAATATCCAGATCTTGTTCAAAGAAAATATAGTGCTGTCAAAGAAAAATACAAAATTTTATATACAGATATTACTTATTTAATTTGAAAAGGAAAGAAAGCTTATAAATCAACAATAATCGATGGATTCACAAAAGAAGTTATTTCATCAGATATTTCTTATAAAATGTCTGCAAAATTTGTAATTGCTACTTTAAAAAGAGCAATTAATGTTATTAAAAAAATAAAAGATCCGAGTGGAATAATTATTCACTCAGATCACGGAGTTCAATACACAAGCAAAACGTGAAAAACTGTTTGTGATTTGAACAATTTAATTATATCAATGGGAGCGAAAAAAAACATATGCAGATAA
- a CDS encoding integrase core domain-containing protein: MKKTLSYKGQKIDYFLTLRDQKFIRLKLDDTNIYVSAPYQVYNWEVEQLIYRNKKYLGPILLHSDNGNQYTSENYINLCNDLQIIRSYSKPGTPHHNGKHESFHSRLKDETIRTCHIENINQCLKIAWAWLDFYNNDRIRINKKW, encoded by the coding sequence ATGAAAAAGACACTAAGTTATAAAGGACAAAAAATAGATTATTTCTTAACTTTAAGAGATCAAAAATTTATTAGATTAAAATTAGATGATACAAATATTTATGTTTCTGCTCCATATCAAGTCTATAATTGAGAAGTTGAACAATTAATATATAGAAATAAAAAATATTTAGGTCCAATATTATTACATTCAGATAATGGAAATCAATATACTTCTGAAAACTACATAAATTTATGTAATGATTTGCAAATCATTAGAAGTTATTCAAAACCAGGAACACCTCATCATAATGGCAAGCATGAAAGTTTTCATAGTCGTTTAAAAGATGAAACTATAAGAACATGTCATATTGAAAACATCAATCAATGCTTAAAAATAGCATGAGCATGATTAGATTTTTATAATAATGATAGAATTAGAATAAATAAAAAATGATAA
- a CDS encoding GNAT family N-acetyltransferase codes for MSFHVIGFYNNKEICCARIVKKNEEWYLGRIAVLKKFRSQGIGLQLVNYLVNFTTDKLKADKIYLNAQETAIKLYEKMGFKIVSEPFYEGTIRHFKMAR; via the coding sequence TTAAGTTTTCATGTTATAGGTTTTTATAATAATAAAGAAATTTGTTGTGCTAGAATTGTTAAGAAAAATGAAGAATGATATTTAGGAAGAATTGCAGTTTTAAAAAAATTTAGAAGTCAAGGAATAGGTTTACAATTAGTGAATTATTTAGTTAATTTCACAACAGATAAATTAAAAGCAGATAAAATTTATTTAAATGCACAAGAAACAGCAATTAAATTATATGAAAAAATGGGATTTAAAATTGTTTCAGAACCTTTTTATGAAGGAACTATTAGACATTTTAAAATGGCAAGATAA
- a CDS encoding lipoprotein: MKNLLSVLAKFGIVASSAVSVVACGKKIDDKKVSKPKVELTQVIQNFEQDVTKIWTQHYEKEVCNKFNYFRRCKITIMNF; encoded by the coding sequence ATGAAAAACTTATTAAGTGTATTGGCAAAATTTGGAATTGTTGCTTCATCAGCTGTTAGTGTTGTTGCATGTGGTAAAAAAATAGACGATAAGAAAGTTTCTAAACCAAAAGTTGAATTAACTCAAGTAATTCAAAATTTTGAACAGGATGTGACAAAAATATGAACACAGCATTATGAAAAGGAGGTTTGCAACAAATTTAATTACTTTAGAAGATGCAAAATAACGATTATGAATTTTTAG